The genomic DNA TCAGAACGCGCCTTTGCTTCCAGCGCCGGATATCCTTGCGTCGAGAGCAGTTTGCCATCAGCTTCTGCAACAGCAAACCCCTCTTCGACCATTTTCTGGTTGAGTCCATAGCGAATTTTTCCTTGCTCCCCGGTTACATACACCATGGCCGGCTTGTACGCCTCGAAGCCCATTTGTGCAACCCACACCACACGCACTATTTGCCCCCCGGCCATTGCTGAGAGATGGGCCGCAGCCTGCCGCCCCTGGTGCATAACCCGGTCCGCACTTTTTCCACTGGCCAGGGCATCCCGCGTCAGTTTTTCTGAGGGATGCACTTCGGGTGCATCAATACCAGCCAACCTTACTTTGCTACCGTCTGAAAGGACAAGCTTGTCCCCATCAATAACCATTGTGACCGTAAGCTGCTGGGCATGGGCTACTATTGCCCAAAAGTGGACAATAACCAGACAGATCAATATTATGCGTGTGTCTCTCATATTCACGCCATGTGACCCTTTATTAATTAATCTTTTACCCGCTCATGCAAGTATCACGGAGCTTATTTGATCTTACGCCAATAGCTGCAAATGTTCTACGCATCCTTTTTGTGTGTTTGCTTGTGCCCCTTGTGGGCTGCGCTACCGATGAAGCCCCGAATGCGGATGAAACGCGCGCTTTTGATGAACCCAGCCGGCCGCAGTTTCATTTTTCACCAGCCAAGAACTGGATGAACGATCCCAATGGCATGGTTTATCATGCCGGCGAATACCATCTCTTCTACCAATACAACCCCTTTGGCGAAAAATGGGGCCACATGAGCTGGGGGCATGCCGTAAGCCCGGACCTGGTGAATTGGGAGCATCTACCCGTTGCACTTTATGAGGAAGACGGCGTTATGATTTTCTCTGGAAGCGCTGTAGTTGACCACCAGAATACC from Bacteroidota bacterium includes the following:
- a CDS encoding thermonuclease family protein, whose product is MRDTRIILICLVIVHFWAIVAHAQQLTVTMVIDGDKLVLSDGSKVRLAGIDAPEVHPSEKLTRDALASGKSADRVMHQGRQAAAHLSAMAGGQIVRVVWVAQMGFEAYKPAMVYVTGEQGKIRYGLNQKMVEEGFAVAEADGKLLSTQGYPALEAKARSEKRGLWVTSNIFIAPRAVKTEKADPFTMSGKCMRDAACVWVSVGEIDQSLGMWKSKPGKRCACALQ